The following coding sequences lie in one Sphingobacteriales bacterium genomic window:
- a CDS encoding PKD domain-containing protein: MKKAMKTLSLVLAAALMMTKSFGDVASFIYTSACDGSAVKFTSTSTVTSGTIVLYEWDFNADGNFSDATGPVVTKLFASAGSYPVGIRIRSSLNVVTTAYKTITVNPLAVASFTATDACLGEANTFKSTSTISGGSIVKYKWDFNNDLIYDDSSGTDVSRLFNTPGSYTVGLMVITDSGCISTVLKTVKVNPLPVVDFNFDKTCFHDTTEFTVTSSVAGGSISKYYWNFDGDPLYEQTTTSPDNRLSFIAPGNYLVQVKSESDKGCVKDTVKLVVIAPRPTLNFTFSNTCVGYDINIDNSFSYAKTYLWKFGDGNTSTAANPVHVYNDAGTYTIELSGSSAYGCNDMISKNITIHPTPSAGFNAQDVCLGNTVSFENLSQPNGAPIKDYYWDFDDNHGEINQNPKHLYQSPGTYQVSLIVANIFACSDTFVKAVNVWALPSVTITAGGPTEFCRNDSVVLTVSPAINTILWSTGENTFTITAKNSGKYRALVFDNHGCVNKDSIMVTVNELPVIMVSPEDTAVSLGKPVPLLAWGANTYSWSPPDYLDNAFKSDPVSLPLQTITYTVTGEDLKGCKNTKSLKVTVNLDYTLDLVNMLTPNGDGANDIWDIGLKYYSDNEVVIYDRWGVEVYRQKAYADNWDGMYKGNPVPEGTYYYFIRFDNSDKVYSGYLTILR, translated from the coding sequence ATGAAAAAAGCAATGAAAACCCTGAGTCTGGTACTGGCAGCAGCCCTGATGATGACCAAAAGTTTTGGTGATGTAGCCAGTTTTATCTATACCAGTGCATGCGATGGCAGTGCTGTTAAATTTACAAGTACTTCAACGGTTACCTCCGGAACTATCGTTCTGTATGAATGGGACTTTAATGCAGACGGAAATTTTTCGGATGCCACCGGACCGGTTGTTACCAAACTGTTTGCCTCTGCAGGCAGTTATCCGGTAGGTATCCGTATCCGGAGTAGTTTAAACGTTGTTACAACCGCTTATAAAACCATTACAGTCAATCCGCTGGCAGTAGCTAGTTTTACTGCCACGGATGCCTGTTTGGGCGAAGCCAACACCTTTAAAAGCACTTCAACCATTTCGGGCGGCAGCATTGTCAAATACAAATGGGACTTTAACAATGACCTGATCTATGATGATTCTTCCGGTACCGATGTGTCCCGTTTGTTCAATACTCCCGGTTCCTATACTGTTGGCCTCATGGTGATAACAGATAGTGGCTGTATTTCAACTGTTTTAAAGACTGTTAAGGTAAATCCGTTGCCGGTTGTTGACTTTAATTTCGATAAAACCTGTTTCCATGATACCACCGAATTTACTGTTACTTCCTCAGTTGCAGGCGGAAGCATCAGCAAGTATTACTGGAACTTTGACGGAGATCCGCTCTATGAGCAGACAACCACCAGCCCTGACAACAGACTCAGCTTTATTGCTCCGGGAAATTATCTGGTTCAGGTTAAATCGGAATCGGATAAGGGATGTGTAAAAGATACGGTCAAACTGGTGGTGATAGCCCCACGGCCTACGCTTAACTTCACCTTTTCAAATACCTGCGTTGGATACGATATTAACATCGACAACAGTTTTTCATACGCAAAAACATATTTGTGGAAATTCGGAGATGGCAACACTTCTACTGCTGCCAACCCTGTTCATGTTTACAACGATGCCGGAACCTATACCATTGAGCTTTCAGGAAGCTCTGCATACGGATGTAATGATATGATATCCAAGAATATAACCATACATCCAACACCTTCGGCCGGATTTAATGCCCAGGACGTCTGCCTCGGGAACACGGTTAGTTTTGAAAATCTCTCACAACCTAACGGAGCCCCGATAAAAGATTATTACTGGGATTTTGATGATAATCATGGGGAAATTAACCAGAACCCCAAACACCTGTATCAGTCACCGGGCACCTATCAGGTAAGCCTGATTGTGGCCAATATTTTTGCCTGCAGCGACACCTTTGTGAAGGCCGTGAATGTCTGGGCATTGCCAAGTGTTACCATCACAGCAGGAGGCCCGACAGAGTTTTGCCGGAACGACAGTGTTGTCCTGACCGTTTCACCGGCCATCAATACCATATTATGGTCCACAGGGGAAAACACATTTACCATTACTGCCAAAAACAGCGGGAAATACAGGGCACTGGTATTTGACAATCATGGCTGTGTGAACAAAGACAGCATCATGGTTACTGTAAACGAACTGCCTGTTATCATGGTATCTCCTGAAGATACTGCGGTCAGCCTTGGAAAACCCGTACCTTTACTGGCGTGGGGAGCAAATACCTATTCGTGGTCGCCACCCGATTATCTCGACAATGCCTTTAAATCCGATCCTGTTTCACTTCCGTTACAAACCATTACCTATACCGTAACCGGGGAAGACCTTAAAGGATGTAAAAACACAAAGTCACTGAAAGTTACCGTAAATCTTGATTATACGCTTGATCTGGTCAACATGCTGACACCAAACGGTGACGGAGCAAATGATATCTGGGATATCGGACTGAAATACTACTCCGATAATGAAGTGGTAATTTACGACCGCTGGGGAGTGGAAGTCTATCGTCAGAAAGCCTATGCCGACAACTGGGATGGCATGTACAAAGGAAATCCTGTCCCTGAAGGCACTTATTATTACTTTATCAGGTTTGATAACAGCGATAAAGTGTATTCAGGATATTTAACCATTTTACGTTAA